The Terriglobia bacterium region GGAGTCGGCGCGCATCGCCGCCGAAGACCTGGGCGCAACGCTGCGCGACTACGCCGCGGGAATCGACGCCTCGCCGGAGCGGCTGGCCGGGATCGAAGACCGGCTCGCGTTGCTCGATCGACTCAAACGCAAATATGGCGAGTCGCTGGGGGCGGTGATTGCCTACGGCGAAGAGGTCGCGCACAAGTTGAACGACATCGAAAACAAGGATGAAGTGCTGCGCAAACTGCGTGCCCAGTTGGCCGCCGCCGCGGAACAGTATAGGGCCGCGGCGCATGCCCTATCGCGCCAGCGGGCCGACGCCGCCCGCCGCCTGGAGAAATTGGTCGAGCAGGAGGTGAACGAGCTGGCGATGAAGGCGCGCTTCCGCGTCGAGGTCGAGGCTGCAGACGACGAGCAGAACTGGAGCAGCTCCGGCTTCGACCAGGTGCGGTATCTGATCACCACCAATCCCGGTGAACCGTTGCGCCCGGTGGAGCAGATCGCCTCGGGCGGTGAGATGTCGCGGGTGATGCTGGCGCTGAAAGCGACGATCGAAGTGCACTCGCGGCGCAGGAAAAACGAGACGCAGCGCACGCTCGTATTTGACGAGATTGATACCGGCATCGGCGGGCGTGCCGCAGAGGCGGTGGGCAAAAAGCTGAAGGCGCTGGCAACGACATCGCAGGTGCTCTGCATCACCCACCTGCCGCAAATTGCCTGCTTCGCCGATCATCATTACGTCATCGAAAAAAGGGAAGTGGGCGGGCGCACCCGCACCAGCGTCCGCCGCCTCGAGGATCGTGAGCGCCGCGAGGAGCTGGCGCGCATGTTGAGTGGCGCCAAGGTGACGGAGACCTCGCTCAAGCACGCCGAGCAGATGCTGAAGGCGGGCGCTCCCAGATAAACTGCGCCGAGCGGGACTGGTCCCAGGCGGGCACACTCGGAATCTCGCGGCGAGCGGCGGCAGGCGAGACTTCCGGAGCTGCTAATGGACCGGCAGGCTGGATCGGAAAAACAATTACTGCAGGGCTGGGAGACAGGGCGTTGCTGTTCACGGCGCAGATAACGCTGATCGATGCTAATTCCCGCAGTGTCTGATATTTGCATTGACGATGGACACCGGGGTGGGCTAGTTTGGAAGGTAATGTTCCTAGAGTGGGGATTACCGGCTCCGGGCGGCCGGCCAGGCATTCATGACTGACAACGACCAGAAGTCGCTTTTGCTGCTGAAGCCACGTGGCTTTTGCGCCGGCGTGGTGCGCGCCATTGATATCGTGCGCATCGCGCTGGAAACCTTTGGGCCGCCGATTTACGTCCGCAAGGAGATTGTCCATAACCGCTACGTGGTAGAGGAACTCTCCGCCAAGGGCGCAATCTTTGTGGACGGCGTGGACGAGGTTCCGACGGGCGAGCGGGTTATCTACAGCGCGCACGGCGTTGCGCCCGAAGTTCGCAAGGCCAGCGAGTTGCGCAACCTGCGGGTGATCGACGCCACCTGCCCGCTGGTGACGAAAGTCCACGTCGAGGCGGTTCGCTTCGCCAAAGAGGGCTACTCGCTGATCCTGATCGGCCATCGCGACCACGACGAGGTGATCGGCACCCTGGGAGAAGCGCCCGGCGTGACCCAGGTGGTCGGCTCGGCGCGAGAGGTCGAGAACTTGCATGTGCCGGACCCGAACCGGGTTGCGTACCTCACGCAGACCACTCTCAGCCTGGACGAGACGCGCGACATCGTCGAGGCGCTGGAAATAAAGTTTCCCAATATCAGGGGACCGCTCGCGCAGGACATCTGCTACGCCACCGAGAATCGCCAGACCGCGGTGAAGCACATCGCCAGCGAGGTGGATTTGCTGCTGGTGGTGGGATCGGATAACAGCTCCAACTCCAAGCGCCTGGTCGAGGTCGCGGGAAGCCTGCGTACGCCGGCTTACTTGATCGAAAACTACCGCGCCATCAAGTCGGAGTGGCTGGAGGCGGTGAGAAATGTGGCCGTAACTGCGGGAGCGTCGGCGCCGGAGTGCCTGGTGGAAGAGGTGGTCCAATACCTCCGCGGCAGGGGTTATACCAACCTCCGGGAAGTGGAAGTGATGCCGGAAAACGTCCGCTTTGGACTGCCGCCGGAGATCGTCGAGGCGATCGGCAGCGCTCCGGCCACGGTGGCGGCAGAATAAATTCGTAGGAGGAGGGTTCGGGCGGGTTTTTCCCCCAGAAACCCCGATGAGGTTCGGCAAGATCGACGACATGTTCAGCCGCGTCGCCGCCGCCATGGATGCGGCGCGCAAGCACCTGTTCTCCACCCAACATGAGGATGGGTACTGGTGTGGCGAGCTCGAGGCGGATTCCACCCTCGAGTCCGACTACATCATGATGCACACTCTCCTCGGCACGGGCGATCCCAAGAGATTTCACAAGGCTGCCCGCTGGATCATCGAACACCAGAACGAGGATGGCGGCTGGCCGATATTTCCCGGCGGACCTTCCGATATCAGTGCTTCCGTGAAGGCGTATTTCGCCCTCAAGCTGGCCGGATACAGCGCCGAAGACCCGTTGCTGGCGCGCGCCTGCCGCAAGATTCACGAACTCGGCGGACCGACCTCCGCCAACACCTACACCAAGATTTACCTGTGTTTCCTCGGGCAGTACGACTGGTTCGCCGTGCCCGCCATCCCGCCGGAAATCGTCCTGTTTCCCAACTGGTCCTGGTTCAACATCTACGAAATTTCGTCGTGGTCCCGCGCCATCTTCATCCCGCTGGCCATCGTGTACGCCAAGAAGCCGTACAAGAAAATTCCCCCGGAGCTGGGAATCGAGGAACTGTTCCCCGGCGGCCGGGACAACTGCAACCTGTACCTTCACTGGGATTCCAAGATCGTCAGTTGGCGGAATTTTTTCCTGTTTCTCGACCGGGCCACGCACTGGTTCGAGCGTTTCCATATCCGGCCGCTGCGTAACATAGCGCTGCGTGCCGCGGAAGAGTGGATGCTGGAGCGCGTCGAGATGAGTGACGGCCTGGGCGCGATTTACCCGGCCATGATGAATTCCATCATCGCGCTGCGCTGCCTGGGCTACTCGGTGGACGACCCGCAATTCATCCGCGCCCTCGATGAATTCGAGGCGTTGGGCATCGAGGAAGAGACCACCTTCCGCATGCAGCCTTGCAAGTCACCGGTCTGGGACACGGTCTATGCTCTTTATGCGCTGGGCGAGGGTGGCGCCGGCGCCAAAGACCCGCGTATGGTCGCCGCCGCCGACTGGGTGCTCAAGAAGCAGGTCACGCACAAAGGCGACTGGTCGATGAAGGACCGGAAAGGCCAGCCCGCCGGCTGGTATTTCGAATTCAACAACGAGTTCTATCC contains the following coding sequences:
- the shc gene encoding squalene--hopene cyclase, with protein sequence MRFGKIDDMFSRVAAAMDAARKHLFSTQHEDGYWCGELEADSTLESDYIMMHTLLGTGDPKRFHKAARWIIEHQNEDGGWPIFPGGPSDISASVKAYFALKLAGYSAEDPLLARACRKIHELGGPTSANTYTKIYLCFLGQYDWFAVPAIPPEIVLFPNWSWFNIYEISSWSRAIFIPLAIVYAKKPYKKIPPELGIEELFPGGRDNCNLYLHWDSKIVSWRNFFLFLDRATHWFERFHIRPLRNIALRAAEEWMLERVEMSDGLGAIYPAMMNSIIALRCLGYSVDDPQFIRALDEFEALGIEEETTFRMQPCKSPVWDTVYALYALGEGGAGAKDPRMVAAADWVLKKQVTHKGDWSMKDRKGQPAGWYFEFNNEFYPDVDDTAQACLALDHVDHPNERYQHESVTRAIDWVFSMQCKNGGWASFDKDNDKLVFQYIPFADHNAMLDPATVDITGRVLEMLAAHGYTREDHRVQRAIDFILREQEPDGCWFGRWGCNYIYGTHLVLRGLEAIGIDHHEPYIQQAAEWLRMVQNPDGGWGESLWSYHDPAARGVGPSTASQTAWAILGLLAAGDTRSDSVHKGIVYLLKTQRRDGSWWEKWYTGTGFPKVFYLKYNMYAEYFPLLALANYQKAMTAADAAVRPADNRAPERELGEA
- the recN gene encoding DNA repair protein RecN produces the protein MLLELRVENYAVLDHVVVEFSAGLNLLTGETGAGKSILIDALALLLGEKASSEIIRHGAEKAVVSAACEVNDHRVAEILEQNGIDSENGEVILRREVAAGGRGRVFVNNQPATVAVLKQLAPYLASVHAQNESILGFDAAARLKLLDSFAGCDAQPVAEAFAAWNGIRHRIAELERGEQDKLRLIDLWSFQKKEIEGARIQPGEDDRLESEKRVLANAEKIYSAAMTAYDLLYEGEAASASTLRAASRQIEELARYDSRFQEALASLESARIAAEDLGATLRDYAAGIDASPERLAGIEDRLALLDRLKRKYGESLGAVIAYGEEVAHKLNDIENKDEVLRKLRAQLAAAAEQYRAAAHALSRQRADAARRLEKLVEQEVNELAMKARFRVEVEAADDEQNWSSSGFDQVRYLITTNPGEPLRPVEQIASGGEMSRVMLALKATIEVHSRRRKNETQRTLVFDEIDTGIGGRAAEAVGKKLKALATTSQVLCITHLPQIACFADHHYVIEKREVGGRTRTSVRRLEDRERREELARMLSGAKVTETSLKHAEQMLKAGAPR
- the ispH gene encoding 4-hydroxy-3-methylbut-2-enyl diphosphate reductase, which codes for MTDNDQKSLLLLKPRGFCAGVVRAIDIVRIALETFGPPIYVRKEIVHNRYVVEELSAKGAIFVDGVDEVPTGERVIYSAHGVAPEVRKASELRNLRVIDATCPLVTKVHVEAVRFAKEGYSLILIGHRDHDEVIGTLGEAPGVTQVVGSAREVENLHVPDPNRVAYLTQTTLSLDETRDIVEALEIKFPNIRGPLAQDICYATENRQTAVKHIASEVDLLLVVGSDNSSNSKRLVEVAGSLRTPAYLIENYRAIKSEWLEAVRNVAVTAGASAPECLVEEVVQYLRGRGYTNLREVEVMPENVRFGLPPEIVEAIGSAPATVAAE